A genomic region of Arachis stenosperma cultivar V10309 chromosome 9, arast.V10309.gnm1.PFL2, whole genome shotgun sequence contains the following coding sequences:
- the LOC130949243 gene encoding uncharacterized protein LOC130949243, whose amino-acid sequence MNLQSVFAASVCCFMNLQSVFAVSVCCFMNLFFNPVLLFLFCRNRFFCIKLFAEVIEWVGSNNIVHVVTNNAANYLSTGKLIHEKYPNIFWSPCAAHCINLILKDIASLPHIADLASRASKVTVFVYNHMIFLLWLRKRKEWKEIVRPGVTRFATVFITLKSIYDHKEDLQSLVIDKYFTSHKLSKSVNGKMVSSIILDSKFWEDCFTTVMLVGPLIKLLRLVDADEKPSLGIVYAGMQRAKINIKTMFRNRKSAYTPYTSILKMWWDKHLKRYLHAAAYFLNLDYFYSEGFVEKENILRSLLDLFDIETLCDNSVAAMQEIQLYRDQKGSFGRKSALKAIKRLEPGEW is encoded by the exons ATGAATCTTCAATCTGTTTTTGCTGCTTCTGTTTGCTGCTTCATGAATCTTCAATCTGTTTTTGCTGTTTCTGTTTGCTGCTTCATGAATCTATTTTTCAATCCAGTTTTGTTGTTTCT ATTCTGTCGCAACAGATTTTTTTGCATTAAATTGTTTGCTGAGGTTATTGAGTGGGTTGGGTCTAATAACATTGTGCATGTGGTTACTAATAATGCTGCGAATTATCTATCTACTGGAAAACTCATTCATGAAAAGTATCCAAACATTTTTTGGTCTCCTTGTGCTGCTCATTGCATCAATCTTATCTTGAAAGACATAGCAAGTCTTCCTCACATAGCTGACCTTGCCTCTCGTGCTTCAAAAGTGACTGTGTTTGTTTACAAtcatatgattttcttgttatggcttagaaaaagaaaagagtggAAAGAAATTGTTCGACCAGGAGTAACACGTTTTGCTACTGTTTTCATTACTTTGAAAAGTATATATGATCATAAAGAAGACTTGCAATCATTGGTGATTGACAAATATTTCACTTCTCATAAATTATCCAAGAGTGTCAATGGGAAGATGGTtagttcaattatcttggaTAGTAAGTTTTGGGAGGATTGTTTTACTACTGTTATGCTTGTTGGTCCTCTAATTAAGTTATTGAGGCTTGTTGATGCTGATGAGAAACCTTCTCTGGGTATTGTGTATGCGGGCATGCAAAGAGCCAAAATTAATATCAAGACAATGTTTAGAAATAGGAAATCTGCATACACACCTTATACAAGTATCTTGAAAATGTGGTGGGATAAGCATTTGAAGCGTTACCTCCATGCAGCAGCATACTTTTTGAATCTAGATTACTTCTATAGTGAGGGGTTTGTTGAGAAGGAAAATATCTTGAGGTCTTTGCTTGATTTATTTGATATTGAAACTCTTTGTGATAACTCGGTTGCCGCAATGCAAGAGATACAGTTGTATCGAGATCAAAAAGGAAGTTTTGGAAGGAAAAGTGCATTGAAAGCAATTAAGAGACTTGAACCTG GTGAATGGTAG